The Nycticebus coucang isolate mNycCou1 chromosome 2, mNycCou1.pri, whole genome shotgun sequence genome includes a window with the following:
- the LOC128565745 gene encoding cystatin-A1-like, translating to MIPGGLTEAKRATPEIQEIANKIKPQLEEKTNKNYEEFEAEEYKTQVVAGINYYIKILVGENHYIHVKVFQSLPYQNQELTLSGYQTDNRKEDELTGF from the coding sequence ATGATACCTGGAGGTTTAACTGAAGCCAAACGTGCCACTCCAGAAATCCAGGAGATTGCTAACAAGATTAAACCACAgcttgaagaaaaaacaaataagaattaTGAAGAATTTGAAGCTGAAGAGTATAAAACTCAAGTAGTTGCTGGAATAAATTACTACATTAAGATATTAGTAGGCGAAAATCATTATATTCACGTGAAAGTATTCCAAAGTCTTCCTTATCAAAATCAGGAGTTGACGCTTTCTGGTTACCAGACTGACAACCGCAAGGAAGACGAGCTGACCGGCTTTTAG